In the Actinomycetes bacterium genome, GCCATGGCCGGCGCCGCGCACTCCGCCAGCCACCTCGCCGCCGTGGTCGCCGCTCGCTGGATCGCCGGGGTGGGCCTGGCTCTGACGGTCGCCGGCGCGCTGCTGCTATCCAGGTCGCCCGCGACAGCGCACTACGTGACCGACCTGCTGCCCGGTCTGCTGCTCCTCGGCTTCGGCATCGGCCTGGTGTTCGTGTCGGTTTCCATGACGGCGATGAACGGAATCCCTGCGCAGCACGCCGGGATGGCCTCCGGCTTCCTGATGACCGGCCACGAGGTCGGGGCAGCTCTCGGCGTGGCGATCATCTCCGCCGTCGCCGCCACCGGCGGCAGCCTCGCGACCGCTGCCGGTGCCGGAGACGCCTTCGGCCGAGGGATGGTGGGTGCGGCCCTTCTCGCCGTCGCCGTCGTCGTCGCGGCAGTCACGAAGCTGCCCGCGACTCGCCAGGCGGCCGGTGCCGTCGCCCACATGCACCACTGAGCCAGCTACTGACCCGGGTAGGTCCCTCC is a window encoding:
- a CDS encoding MFS transporter, whose amino-acid sequence is AMAGAAHSASHLAAVVAARWIAGVGLALTVAGALLLSRSPATAHYVTDLLPGLLLLGFGIGLVFVSVSMTAMNGIPAQHAGMASGFLMTGHEVGAALGVAIISAVAATGGSLATAAGAGDAFGRGMVGAALLAVAVVVAAVTKLPATRQAAGAVAHMHH